The window CGggtccaattttatttttaatagttcttatatatttaatttttatagttgGGCCCCCTCCCAAAAACCTTGTGCCTCCTTTCTCCTCAATAAGCTTGGTTAACCTCATTTAAATAGCAACTAtctaacccaaaaacttaacaaaaacaataaaaacattcacaatggtgattgtattttaacccaaaaaaaaaaaaaaaaactattttaccaccaaagaaccaaaaaattatgtgttattggagaagctaaagcttatttttttttgcaattgcagtaaattagtataaataccTGTTGACTATAGCAAgttgctaaaataaaataaaatattttattaaaattatatctcttccttcaatttaaaaaaactcaaattctctctcttcctttattattttaatgagttgtttatattattttaaatgaagtgatacaaaaaatagaacatttgatatcggatgtattgtaaagtgacgtggtaaaatagataaagtagcttgatgtgctaaaagctaaaatttttagcaccaccattGTGAATActctaacttcaaaaaaaaaaaaaaaaaaaaaaaaaatcttagccagcctaatattaaaaaaaaaaaaattattttgtttttgtttttatctttgttggtaaatgattgcATTTTAATGTAATTAGAAATaacgattttgtgtatttataattttttttaatactatatagatgcctattttgaggtttttttttaaaaaaaaaaaaatactccggCCCCCGTTAGCTTAAAATCCTAGGACCGTCcctatctttatttatttattcctttttagATTATGTgcaaacagttttttttttttttttttaattttaataattgttaAGTTGTGCCAAGCTATTTGAGGACCCGAGGTATATAATTTGATCCCTATCGTTGTGAATCTTGTGATACTTCTCAAACAATGGAAGCAAGAGCTGACCCTGCAATCTCTACATCAGACTTTGCTCTACATTACTACTTTTATGTGTAACGATATAACTTTGGTACAAAAAATTCAAGGCCCTTAATGTCTTACCTACTTAAAGATATGCAAAGCATGCTTGTGTTTGCATGTCAATTGGGCTCTCTTTTCTACTGTTGTTTACTACTTGCACCATGTGTGACTTCTCACAGCTGCATCCTAAATGTGGTTCTTTAAGCCATATACTAATGATGACATATGAAGGAAAAAATCCAGGATTTTACAGACCGAGCAGTGTGAGGGATTATATTAACCATTATTATCATATCATAAATAGAGTTGTttctcaacaaacaaaaaagatcaTACATTTAGTTCACAAACATGAAttgcttgaaaatatttatacCTTTACTTTTCCTGCAAGCATAAAGGCCTTGATGGTCGCAGTTTTTATCACATTAGGACCACCCCAAGCACTCTCAAGCTCCTTAATCACTTCTTCAGGTAATAAATCCACCCCTTGGTCCTTGGCTTTAGTGACTGCCGAAGATGACCTTAAGCCCCTCACCATTTCTTCAAAGGACATCACTCTTTGAATGTCGAGTTGCAATGGTTCTCCCTCAGAACCTAAACCTACACTCTCAAAAGGAAATGGAAACGTCCTATAACcagggacggaaccaggattcGAAGTTGAGGGGGGCAaagtataaacacaaaaaagtttatgaaaatcaaaactaaCATCTACTCAAGCTTTGTTGAATTCCATCCCATTTATTAACattataatctcatattttcacaatttggattgatactaatttaattggtgttaattttttggaattttgtttgaaattttcatgAATTGGGACATCAACACTAGAGGCAATGCTACATTATCAACTtcaaattatttgtaattttttctctttaaaaaaatcaaatattatagataattttccCATCATCATCCATTCAAATAAAAGTTTCATTATTTCCATATTATATAGCTCTatagtttcaaattttagtccaaaaaataaaccaaacaaacatacctcgctacaacaacaacaacattaatgttaataaattattttctaaaaatagttaataTTAATAACATTTATTACTAACCACTACACACATTTGATTCATAGTTCCCAGTCTCACAGGCTTTACTTTTTTATTGtcattttctagtttttttattctttttatttttatatttatttttttttatctcatttgTCCTTATTTGACcatcttttttttcaaattcaagagTCAAGGATGACTTCTTAAATTAAGTACAcagtattatatttttttcaaaaaggggaggggggggggggcaatggcccccctctGCCCCAACGTGGGTCCGTCCCTGCCTATAACCATCAAGCAAGCATTGTGCCTTTGGGTCATAAAAGGGGTGGGTTGTTTCACGGACTCTTTTCATCACAGGATCAAATGTTGGGCTAACTTCCATGTCATTGTAGCCCCATATGGCAAATACTCCTCCTGGCTTACGTAGAAGCCGTGTAACAATGGAGTAAAATTTTGGGAGTTCAAACCAGTGCACAGCTTCAGCCACAGTCACCAAATCAACTGAATTTTCACCACCTATTTGAGTCACTAATTCGTCGTCAGAAAGGGATAAGGGGGTGTGGATGTATTTGACTCGAGGATGTTGCCTTGCATGTTTTAGTTGAGCTTCACTTATATCTGTTCCAATTACTTGCTCAAAATACTCAGCGACCTGGAAAAGCGAACATAATGTATATGGTTCAAGAatatcttaaaaagaaaaaaataatttcagaatttttatttCAGGCTTTCATCCAATTTTCATtcgaatattttatattttaatattttattatttagtttggGTTTAGATATAAGTTTGGATTACACTAGACTACTCATGAATTAGTAGTTAGAGTTgacggcaaaaaaaaaaaaaaaaaaagaattagtaGTTAGAGTTCAGCTAAGATTTGTTTTCATGGATGTTATATATCTTTATCTCTTTGTTTCCGGGGAAGCGCTATAAAAGCTCCAGATGGTTTAttggttttcaaactatatattgttgattaataaaatttcattggttaaaattatgtttttgcttGGTGGTGAATCCAAATAACTCTTGGGTAGTGAAGTCTAAGCCAAAATCATACCTACCTTAGACTTCCCAATTGAATTACCCGTTTATACTAAATTTAATTGTTCTTTGAAAAGATAACACTAAATGTATGTGGTTAATACACTtaagtatttaaatttaa of the Quercus robur chromosome 10, dhQueRobu3.1, whole genome shotgun sequence genome contains:
- the LOC126703349 gene encoding uncharacterized protein LOC126703349, producing MAGLFDKQAEIYSDSRPTYPSEWFSELAALTSQHSLAWDAGTGSGQAALAVAEYFEQVIGTDISEAQLKHARQHPRVKYIHTPLSLSDDELVTQIGGENSVDLVTVAEAVHWFELPKFYSIVTRLLRKPGGVFAIWGYNDMEVSPTFDPVMKRVRETTHPFYDPKAQCLLDGYRTFPFPFESVGLGSEGEPLQLDIQRVMSFEEMVRGLRSSSAVTKAKDQGVDLLPEEVIKELESAWGGPNVIKTATIKAFMLAGKVKV